A single region of the Fusarium fujikuroi IMI 58289 draft genome, chromosome FFUJ_chr05 genome encodes:
- a CDS encoding probable ITC1-subunit of Isw2 chromatin remodelling complex translates to MVRASLACFSATSPLLNKYHQVLFKRKPVRFLPAQEIEDENTEVWHIPQTGEIFTSYEDYLDRMDFYKQRRFNDQITGHSGLTFFEALKSELAGGKEVEASFPEALKGPILRKVQFQTVSRLDNLVDQIYDEFKHDYYPGEEVTVTMKGGDRAHGLVRDKTTFGPRALPDGTHSLPTTRYLVDLKDTEQDTIVTDEHICRDRGIFTKAMLRSFIKKTVTRDAWNGAPWLVKHDYASQYHIDTRVPPHLRYDTKVMERKQLQAQKRAHLNHDTNGHDLTSALHSGPVRLPELKPAPKSKAKPGQPGSGSKGLKWPLNMPVHGSNPFSSPSEYGIQTPIQREPTPPPPPPPPPKYPIEDLQLEPRDDRKRPPLKFLCRNPPVKIENDDMPQSEYCDKIEMESIGPLLETWDTLNVYCEVFKLDSFTFDDYVETLCVASEDVPIQLLDEIHCSVLKILVDSEADGGKVRITLPEVDEEDSDEDSDEDASALPTPEPEARPVGRATRSSLAKAEAERLAAEAAAAENESEEETKHRAEQLLKDYDWIEHLRKRDFTNGGWERIMVGLLHQLSKNERRHEVCEELLHLLVPAGVDATQETVKQRYAQLDVNQRVKALQIICMLTTETKAMRGYMEDCSETMTTYRKERIEWQRQRKQAIEDLRQLNEQKKILLPDNMPPSPPKEEDGDVKMADPEDSIISRGGDGEETEDDPSARKRRRPQTAKQRKQEEEEARKKEKAAKITKTPKPPAQSKQFTKLLKDIQKKEEVVKKCEEEIAVIENDLREADCPRTRVLGKDRFWNRYYWFERNGMPYGGLPDSSTASADYANGLIWVQGPDELEREGYIDLPAELQEEYKEKFNMTVPERKAMEEANTSVFNAHQWGYISEPAHVDELIKWLDPRGFNELKLRKELLSFKDKIAKHMESRKAYLSKEEDGDKKEENHKRMSTRIRDKSPETPNYRSLQWENTTALEELGHLHSDPPPPPRSRKQTRKREAVNDAPAPATKSRRR, encoded by the exons ATGGTACGCGCTTCTCTTGCTTGCTTCTCGGCCACTTCGCCTTTGCTAAACAAGTATCACCAGGTCCTCTTCAAACGTAAACCGGTCCGCTTCTTGCCGGCACAGGAaattgaagatgagaataCTGAG GTCTGGCACATTCCTCAAACAGGGGAGATCTTTACCTCATATGAGGACTATCTTGATCG AATGGATTTCTATAAACAG CGTCGCTTTAATGATCAGATTACAGGCCATTCCGGTCTGACTTTCTTTGAAGCTCTAAAGAGCGAG CTTGCTGGCGGCAAAGAAGTCGAAGCTTCGTTTCCTGAGGCGCTGAAAGGTCCTATACTGCGTAAGGTGCAGTTTCAGACCGTTTCTCGCCTGGATAACCTCGTTGATCAAATCTACGACGAGTTCAAGCATGACTATTACCCTGGTGAAGAGGTCACGGTGACCATGAAAGGGGGTGATCGCGCTCACGGATTGGTCCGCGACAAGACAACTTTTGGTCCCCGCGCTCTTCCTGATGGAACTCACTCTTTACCTACAACCCGCTATCTGGTGGATCTCAAGGACACAGAACAGGACACGATTGTAACCGATGAGCACATCTGTCGCGACCGGGGTATCTTCACCAAGGCGATGCTCAGATCTTTCATTAAGAAGACTGTCACCCGCGACGCATGGAATGGGGCACCGTGGTTAGTTAAGCATGACTATGCGAGCCAGTATCATATCGATACTCGTGTCCCTCCTCACCTTCGATACGACACCAAGGTTATGGAACGTAAACAGCTCCAGGCCCAGAAGCGAGCCCACCTCAACCATGACACCAACGGACATGATCTGACTTCTGCACTTCATTCTGGTCCAGTACGTTTGCCGGAACTCAAGCCGGCCCCCAAGAGTAAGGCGAAGCCTGGTCAGCCGGGTTCTGGTTCCAAAGGTCTCAAGTGGCCTCTTAACATGCCGGTTCATGGCAGCAACCCATTCAGCTCTCCTTCGGAATATGGCATCCAGACACCAATCCAGCGTGAACCTAcgccgccgcctcctccaccacctccccCAAAATATCCCATTGAAGATTTGCAGCTTGAGCCCCGAGATGATCGCAAGCGTCCGCCACTTAAATTTCTCTGCAGAAACCCACCTGTCAAGATTGAAAATGACGACATGCCTCAGAGTGAGTATTGCGACAAGATTGAGATGGAATCGATTGGCCCATTGCTGGAGACTTGGGACACCCTCAATGTGTACTGCGAGGTGTTCAAGCTGGACTCGTTCACATTTGACGATTATGTTGAGACCCTCTGCGTTGCATCAGAGGATGTTCCGATTCAATTGCTTGACGAGATCCATTGCTCAGTATTGAAGATTCTGGTGGACTCCGAAGCCGATGGTGGCAAGGTTCGCATCACTTTACCCGAagtcgacgaagaagatagCGACGAAGACAGCGATGAGGATGCCAGCGCTCTGCCAACTCCTGAACCTGAGGCTCGGCCAGTTGGACGAGCTACCCGCAGTAGTCTTGccaaggcagaggcagaacgtttggctgctgaggctgcggCCGCCGAGAATGAAAGCGAGGAGGAGACTAAGCATCGTGCCGAGCAACTTCTTAAGGATTACGACTGGATCGAGCACCTTCGGAAGCGAGACTTTACTAACGGGGGATGGGAGCGAATCATGGTTGGCCTTCTCCATCAGTTATCAAAGAACGAACGTCGACATGAGGTCTGCGAGGAGCTCTTGCACCTCCTTGTGCCTGCTGGGGTTGACGCTACTCAAGAAACTGTCAAGCAACGATATGCCCAGCTCGATGTCAACCAGCGTGTCAAAGCTTTGCAGATAATCTGCATGCTGACCACTGAGACCAAGGCCATGCGAGGCTACATGGAAGATTGCAGCGAAACCATGACCACGTACCGCAAGGAGAGGATCGAATGGCAGCGGCAACGTAAGCAAGC CATTGAAGATCTACGCCAACTCAATGAGCAGAAAAAGATCCTCCTACCAGACAACATGCCTCCTTCCCCAccaaaggaagaggatggaGACGTGAAAATGGCTGATCCCGAAGATTCCATTATCTCGCGAGGAGGAGACGGCGAAGAGACGGAAGATGACCCATCGGCTCGCAAGCGCCGACGGCCTCAGACAGCCAAGCAGCGtaagcaagaggaagaagaggctcgcaagaaggagaaggctgcCAAGATTACTAAGACGCCCAAGCCGCCTGCCCAGTCAAAGCAGTTCACCAAACTTTTGAAAGATATtcagaagaaagaggaagtcGTCAAAAAGTgtgaggaggagattgccGTCATCGAAAACGATCTACGCGAGGCTGACTGCCCTCGAACCCGAGTACTTGGAAAAGATCGCTTCTGGAACCGGTACTATTGGTTCGAACGAAATGGCATGCCGTATGGTGGGCTTCCCGATAGCTCGACCGCATCAGCCGATTACGCCAACGGCCTGATCTGGGTTCAAGGACCCGACGAGCTTGAGCGAGAAGGATACATCGACCTGCCTGCTGAACTCCAGGAAGAGTACAAGGAAAAGTTCAACATGACTGTTCCTGAGCGAAAGGCTATGGAAGAGGCCAACACCAGTGTCTTCAATGCACACCAGTGGGGTTACATCTCGGAGCCGGCGCATGTAGATGAGCTCATCAAATGGCTGGACCCTCGTGGTTTCAACGAACTCAAACTTCGAAAGGAGCTCTTAAGTTTCAAGGACAAGATCGCCAAACATATGGAGAGCCGCAAGGCCTACCTCTccaaggaggaagatggcgataAGAAAGAGGAGAATCACAAGCGAATGAGCACTCGCATCCGGGACAAGTCGCCGGAGACACCCAACTACCGCAGCCTCCAGTGGGAGAACACGACCGCGCTGGAGGAATTGGGACACTTACACAGTGATCCCCCGCCACCTCCCAGATCTCGAAAGCAGACTCGAAAGCGGGAGGCCGTTAACGACGCGCCAGCCCCAGCAACAAAGTCTcgccgacgatga
- a CDS encoding related to glucosyltransferase — protein MSEHYPTIAQTALVAAAFKILLFPAYKSTDFEVHRNWLAITNSLPLEKWYFEKTSEWTLDYPPFFAYFEWILAHVARLIDPLMVKVYNLDYESWQTVYFQRTSVIITELVLVWALQTFIDNAPLKSRRAAQVAALSIILSPGLLIIDHIHFQYNGFMYGILVMSLVLARDKNELLTSGLIFAALLCFKHIYLYLAPAYFVYLLRAYCLSSKSIFRIRFLNSIKLGLGIGTIFGAAFGPFAAMNQIPQLLSRLFPFSRGLCHAYWAPNVWALYSFADRLLIHIAPRVGWTVDKNALQSVTRGLVGDTAFAVLPEISPRTCFVLTLFFQVLPLIKLFSQPTWETFIGAVTLCGYASFLFGWHVHEKAILLVIIPFSLIALRDRRHLGAFRPLAVAGHVSLFPLLFTPAEFPIKTLYTITWLVVFLMAFDRLAPASNKPRIFLLDRFSTLYIAVSIPLILYCSLLHQIIFGKSYEFLPLMFTSSYTAIGVVGSWLGYMVVYFTA, from the exons ATGAGCGAACATTACCCAACAATTGCGCAGACTGCGCTTGTGGCTGCTGCCTTCAAAATCCTCCTGTTCCCCGCATA CAAATCGACCGACTTTGAAGTCCATCGCAATTGGCTCGCTATCACCAACAGTCTTCCTCTAGAGAAATGGTACTTCGAAAAGACGTCGGAATGGACCTTGGATTATCCTCCCTTCTTCGCCTACTTCGAATGGATCCTCGCACACGTCGCTCGTCTGATTGATCCCCTCATGGTCAAAGTCTACAACCTCGATTACGAGAGCTGGCAAACGGTCTACTTCCAGCGAACTTCTGTCATCATTACAGAGCTTGTGTTGGTCTGGGCCCTTCAGACCTTCATCGACAATGCGCCTCTAAAGTCCCGTCGCGCCGCTCAGGTCGCCGCTCTATCTATCATCCTTTCTCCTGGACTTCTGATTATCGACCATATTCACTTCCAGTACAATGGCTTCATGTACGGAATTCTTGTCAtgtctcttgttcttgctcgCGATAAGAATGAGCTACTAACCAGTGGGCTCATCTTTGCTGCCCTCCTATGCTTCAAGCACATTTACTTGTACTTGGCGCCAGCTTATTTCGTGTATCTCCTGCGAGCATATTGCCTGTCGTCTAAATCCATCTTCCGAATTCGCTTCTTGAATTCCATCAAGCTGGGTTTGGGTATTGGAACCATCTTTGGAGCTGCTTTTGGACCATTTGCAGCTATGAATCAGATTCCTCAGCTTCTGAGTCGATTATTCCCTTTCTCTCGTGGTCTATGCCACGCTTACTGGGCGCCTAATGTCTGGGCTCTTTACTCTTTTGCGGATCGACTCTTGATTCACA TTGCCCCACGCGTTGGCTGGACTGTCGACAAGAACGCCTTGCAGAGTGTCACTCGTGGCTTAGTTGGAGATACAGCTTTTGCCGTTCTGCCTGAAATCAGCCCCAGGACATGTTTCGTTCTCACACTATTCTTCCAGGTCCTACCTTTGATAAAGTTATTCTCTCAACCAACCTGGGAGACGTTCATCGGTGCTGTCACCCTGTGCGGTTATGCctcctttctctttggcTGGCATGTTCATGAGAAGGCCattcttcttgtcatcatcCCCTTTAGTCTTATTGCCCTCCGAGACAGACGTCATCTCGGAGCCTTCCGGCCGCTGGCTGTTGCCGGTCATGTATCACTCTTCCCCCTGCTATTCACGCCGGCAGAATTTCCCATCAAGACACTCTATACTATCACCTGGCTTGTTGTCTTCCTCATGGCGTTTGACCGCCTTGCCCCTGCTTCCAACAAGCCCAGGATCTTCCTACTAGACCGGTTCAGCACACTGTACATTGCCGTGAGCATCCCACTCATTTTGTACTGCTCACTCCTACACCAGATCATATTTGGCAAAAGCTACGAATTCCTTCCTTTGATGTTTACGAGCTCGTATACTGCGATTGGCGTGGTTGGAAGCTGGTTGGGTTATATGGTTGTGTATTTCACAGCATGA